The following coding sequences are from one Sardina pilchardus chromosome 16, fSarPil1.1, whole genome shotgun sequence window:
- the LOC134060253 gene encoding uncharacterized protein LOC134060253 — protein sequence MKTFLALCLITILVVVATRVSAELYDDHHDNNTIVMMRDKKANPKPCMKNLDNNAYNKFKKKHILDSNFNFADKTEWSKYLAKKELCGRVPVQSFFQRNDEGRVKYICKDKGFVYKVNLCVSQETFTVFHVTSTKPCEVTEVVSKKEKVMLACDTIANVECLPVHYEKYNGQHHGSQKCQQMLANASPLFAIPFLDLIKIVSIIFVLT from the coding sequence atgAAGACCTTTTTGGCACTGTGTCTCATCACCATACTGGTTGTGGTAGCCACCAGAGTCAGTGCCGAGCTCTATGATGACCACCATGACAACAACACTATTGTTATGATGCGAGACAAGAAAGCCAATCCAAAGCCTTGCATGAAGAATCTTGACAATAACGCCTACAACAAGTTCAAAAAGAAACACATTCTTGATTCTAATTTCAACTTTGCTGACAAAACAGAATGGAGCAAGTACCTGGCTAAAAAAGAGCTCTGTGGAAGAGTCCCTGTCCAGTCTTTTTTCCAAAGAAATGATGAAGGAAGAGTAAAATACATCTGCAAGGATAAAGGTTTTGTCTATAAAGTTAACCTCTGTGTTAGCCAGGAAACGTTTACAGTGTTCCATGTCACAAGCACTAAGCCGTGTGAAGTCACTGAGGTGGTGTCAAAAAAGGAAAAGGTCATGCTTGCGTGTGATACCATCGCCAATGTTGAGTGTCTACCTGTTCACTATGAGAAATATAACGGTCAGCATCATGGATCCCAAAAATGCCAGCAGATGCTAGCAAATGCCAGTCCTCTGTTTGCAATCCCATTTTTAGACTTGATCAAAATTGTCTccatcatttttgttttgacCTAG